GATTATAAGGAAAAGCTTAATAAACACTTTGAAAATTACGTGACATCACAAATCAATGAATGATCTTTTTGGTGAGACATGCAACAAATAAACATGTACTTAATAGTAATCATAATGTTTTGCAACACCACCTGTAAATAGCCAGAGGTAACACATTTGTATGAAGTACTACTAATATTAAAAGACACATttataactaaataataattactttattaatatttataaataaacTATTGTAATATTCTAATGGCTAAAAGTTTAGTAATAatctaataaactttaaataaaaTCTAATAAAGTTTAATAAGATCCTATAAGTTCTTATAAGATTTAATAAGGTCCTATAACTTAAATAAAATCCTTTAAATTCAGAGAAAATCAGATAATATCAATTTCTATAAAGTTGAAGGAAACACACCCTACGAATATTGGATTACAAATCATGCATGCATACGCCTAACTTTTAATTCTTCTCTACCGATGGAGAACATTTGCACCATACAAGTTCTCAAATTTTACGTGCAAATTAACCTTGTTTTAAGGTTGCTTTTTActcattaatttgattttcaattaCTTGTATTAGCCAAGAACTTTATCTTTAAACTATTTTTTCCCCTAGTATTATAACATaactaaacttttttttttaaggtaacCTAACTAAACTTATAAGAACTTAATCAGGTGAAATTACCCTCATTTTCTCTTAattaactaaatttatttttcataaaataacTAAGGTTAACAAAATACAGCCTATTAGAGAAGAAAAACGTAAAACTTTGATTCCCTATCACAAAATTAAAGTAATGAAATATTACATGTTATGAAATCTTATCTTAATTCATTGAGATGATAATTCACAATTAGTTTAACGCGTGCGTATCCTTACTCTAAGTCCGTACTTCATACTCCATACTTCGTACTATATCATACGTAAGTACGTAACTACTCCGTAATAATTTAATTCCAAGGGAGTGATTTAGAATGAAGTACTCCCTAATTGAGCGGTATCACTCACAACTCACAAGTCACAAGTCACAAGCAAGGGATATTCTAAAATCTAAGTAACAATGATGATCACGTACATGTACATTAAATGACAAGTAACAAAAAAACCAAAGAGCATCTAAACAAATATTTTTCCGTAACAACAACTTTTAAAAGTCACATGTGCTACCTTTATCAAACTCCCATCTCATCTTTGATCTTTCCCTTTCATTCTtaaaaacaactaaaaagataataacctttttaatttattttcttggTACCTAAAAAAAAGTCAAGTAACTTACTTGTCAGATAGTCAAACCGATCTCAATTACCGAGGCCCGAACATGGACACACGAGATACCATCGGGTATCCCGTTACCCCGTAACTAGTAGCACCCCTAGTAAAAATTAAggctaataaatatttaaaaatacaGTCGGTAATAGTCATAGTGTAATGTGAACGCAAGCAACATAGATCAAAGTCCTAGAAAAACTGGAATTACTCATTATGAAATCATTAAAGCCTTGCCTTTGCCATTGATGGTGTTGCTAATGATAATGTTGTCATTGAAGCTTGAACTTGTGCTTTGAACCATGGAATTCTTACAATGAGCAATTGCACCTTGAATAGCATTTTGCAACTCCTCCATAGTGGATGATTCCGACGAGTAAGATCCGCTTCCGTAACTCGCTAACCCAGCTCGCATCGGCAACCCGGCTCGAGTTAACACCCCCGAGTGACTCGGTGATGAACGCATCGAGGACGGACAACTCGCCACACAGCTCCTCCGTATCATCTTTGGACACTTTAAGTTCCCTGAAAATGACTGAGTTATTATTAATCCACTGCCACTTCCTTCCGGTGTTTCTTTTGTTTCTAACAAAGCCACCGCCCTAGTCTCCGGCGGTGGTAGAATATCTCTCCTTTCTGGTAgatgttgctgttgttgttgtttggagGAGAGCTTGTCATATAATGGCTTAACTTTCTTCATGTATTTCCTTATCACCTCCTTAGCCGTAGAGCTCACTTTTTTCACAGACGGTGGTCCGTCATTCGTCTTAGTAGGCGGAGGAGGATCTTTCTTAAACACATTAGAGAATCTCGAAAGCGAAAAATACTTGGACGATGACGACGATGACTTCTTCACgttgttgttggtgttgttgttgttgaggcGTTGTTTCATATAATAATCATGAGTAGTATGATTATTAGTATTGATTTTGTTGTTGTCTTCTTCGGTGACGGAGCTAGGGCGGGAGGAATCGCAACAAGGGTCACCCGCAGCAAGGAGAGACAGATCAGTAGCAAACGACGAGGAGGTAGAGTCGTTGGAGGAGGAGGAGTCACGGGAGGCGGTAGTAGTAGTGTCGGAAGAGGAGGAGGTAGAAGAAGAGGCTAATAGAAGGGTCCGTACCATGGAGATCCGAGGGGAGAGATGGAGAGGAAGGAGCTGACCTTTGTAGAAGAGCTCGTCGGCGGGACAAAGTGTGGCGGATGATTTACGAGGCGAAAGCGAGATTCGAAACTCGAAATcggaggaggaagaggaggagAGGGAGTGTGTAGGAGAGGATGGGAGGGTTTTTGATCTATTATTATTCCTACTAATCTCAATTTTCTTCCCCATAATTTAGATCTTTAGGAATAATTGAGGGTTTTGGAGATCATGATTGGTTGATTACTTGATATTGGGAGTGGAAGAGAGGGAGGAGGGTAGTGGTGGTGGTTTACATTTTCGGGAGGTGCGAAGTTTCTAAGTAAAGAGATGATATGTGATGGGAATAATTGAATGAGGATAGATGTGGGctattttgttgtttttgtaGAATAGTGTTTAAGGGATAGGGAAGAGTGGAAGACTGAAGAGAGGTGGAGAGAGAGTGGATTGTTTCTTCTAGTAACGGTAATACcatcatttttctttattttcggaGAGAAGCTAGGATGGGCTTGGATTATGGATGGGGTggttattttaaattttagaaTTTTCTTCATGGACCAACCTTTGTGCATCTTACAATGTTTATATTTGAAGATGTACCATAATTAATTCGATATGAAACTCAAATGTAAaactaggattttaattataaCCTTAAACGCAAAAATATTTGAATTCGAATAATCAAGAAATATTTGAGTCAAATTTAATTTGGGCACCCTCCCTGTATaggaaatactccctccgtcccaaaattatagtcctgtttttCAAATCGGGTGTCCCATAATTATAGTTCTATTTCCTTATTTTAACACAAAATTTCCAAGTTACCCTCATTTGAAaccacaaaacaaaaagaaaatgtactttattcctttaAATATGTAATCCGTACTATTTTATCTTCCCcatgtactttattcttttttacatgtactatattctgcTTTTTCATCATCAatgtactactccctccgtcccaaaattattttcctgctttcctaaacgagcgtcccaaaattatcttcctgtttctaattttggctactaaggtccccactttctcatgtactatattaattaaaattgaattgaaaaccccacccatgtaatatattccacttttccatgtactatattctctttcacacacttttccatacaactcaatcatcatatttactttattccactttttcatgtactatatttcacttttcttaaaatccgtgtttttggtcaaacaagaagataattatgggacggTGGGAGTATATTTCAATTTTCCACACACTTAAtttcacttttcttaaaatccatgtttttagtcaaacgagactataattttgggacgtaGAGAATATAGAATAACTAAAATTAGAAATGTCCAAAGAAATAGCGGACTTAAGGTTAGTAATCCGAGTAAATTCTCATTATTTCCATAGCAAATAGTGAATAATTAAAAAATGTGAATAGAAAGTTGGCAATTGATGAAATCAATAATGATGAAATAAAGTCAAATCTTGAATGTTAACAAACTAAGGAGTACTCCGTAACAATGTTTGCTTGGTAGGCTTTGTCGCCGACCCTTACGCAATGGGTTAATGGTAACCACGGAGTCGTAAAATAGAATCCAAATTTATAGAGCGATAGTTGAGCACATTCTATCTACTGTAACATTGTTACACAGTGCCAAGTACAGTAAACGCAACAATTGCGCGGTCTGACAAATTTTACATAAAATCCCATGTGTCATGTGAGTAAGCTGAGGCCTCACTATCACACTCTGCATGGGCAGTAGTGAATCACATTCACAGCCATGAGCCACCTAACTAATtaactaatttaatttaattaccaTTACCAGTTGTATTTAATTGGGGTTCATAATTAATGTGGTCATTTAATAAGATTTCACCTCCCTATATTAAGCTTTCTTATTATAGTACTAAGGCTAGGGATACACTTGGTGTGCAAAGGTATCTTGCACACCACCTATTAAATTATGCCACCTCACAAATCCCactaaaaaaagagagggaaaagctttgtgaaaaaaaaaattgggcgACAATTATTTTCAGTGATTTGCGCCATTTTGTTCTCTTGAGCGGGAGGTATTTGCGCCAAACTACACATTTTCATTTTTGCGCCAAAACATTTCTTCACCTCAACTTTCATCTTTCACCTCCATTTATAAAAAGAGGAACTGCAAAGCAAAGAATATTTCTGGTTTTTCCCACTCTGAATTTTTTCATCTCAACTTTCATCTTTCACCTCCAT
This genomic stretch from Spinacia oleracea cultivar Varoflay chromosome 3, BTI_SOV_V1, whole genome shotgun sequence harbors:
- the LOC110791402 gene encoding probable membrane-associated kinase regulator 1, which produces MGKKIEISRNNNRSKTLPSSPTHSLSSSSSSDFEFRISLSPRKSSATLCPADELFYKGQLLPLHLSPRISMVRTLLLASSSTSSSSDTTTTASRDSSSSNDSTSSSFATDLSLLAAGDPCCDSSRPSSVTEEDNNKINTNNHTTHDYYMKQRLNNNNTNNNVKKSSSSSSKYFSLSRFSNVFKKDPPPPTKTNDGPPSVKKVSSTAKEVIRKYMKKVKPLYDKLSSKQQQQQHLPERRDILPPPETRAVALLETKETPEGSGSGLIITQSFSGNLKCPKMIRRSCVASCPSSMRSSPSHSGVLTRAGLPMRAGLASYGSGSYSSESSTMEELQNAIQGAIAHCKNSMVQSTSSSFNDNIIISNTINGKGVLLVTG